The genomic DNA CCTTTACAACTATTTTTGATTCAAACTTAACTACTTTGTTGGCAGCCGGAGTACTCTTCTTTTTAGGTAGTGGCACGATTAAGGGTTTTGCTGTAACTTTAAGTATTGGTATTTTATGTAGTATGTTTACAGCCATTACTTTTACAAGATATTTCCTTAAAACATTAATTGATTCTGGTTTAGTTAAAAATACTAAGTTATATGGGGCATAAGGAGGGAAATAAGGTGAATTTTATTGGTAAACGGAAAATTTGGTATGCATTTTCTATATTATTATTTTTAATTGCTGCAGTTTCCCTTTTTATGCAGGGTTTAAATTTTGGAATTGATTTTCAAGGTGGAACTTTACTGCAATTAAAATTTGAAAAAAGCGGAGTTACTGGTACGGAAATTCGTAATGTATTAGCGGAATTTGGTTTGGAAAAAAGCTTTTTACAACAGTCTGAAGAAACCTATATTTTAAAAACCATGGAATTATCGGTAGAAAAACAAAATAGTGTTTTAAAGGCTTTAGAAACTAAAATTGGCCAGCACGAAGTATTGCGCAGTGAAAATGTAGGACCAATTATTGGTAAAGAATTAAGAAGAGTAGGTATTTTGGCTTTAGTTATTGCCGGTATTTTACAAGTTATTTATATTACCATTCGTTTTGAATTTCGTTTCGGGATAGCTGCAATTATCGCTTTACTGCACGACGCTATAATTGTTTTAGGCTTTTTCTCCTTAGGACAATTTGAAGTGGATTTAACCTTTATTGCCGCTATTTTAACAGTAGTAGGTTATTCAATTAATGACACCATCGTTATT from Clostridia bacterium includes the following:
- the secF gene encoding protein translocase subunit SecF, which translates into the protein MGHKEGNKVNFIGKRKIWYAFSILLFLIAAVSLFMQGLNFGIDFQGGTLLQLKFEKSGVTGTEIRNVLAEFGLEKSFLQQSEETYILKTMELSVEKQNSVLKALETKIGQHEVLRSENVGPIIGKELRRVGILALVIAGILQVIYITIRFEFRFGIAAIIALLHDAIIVLGFFSLGQFEVDLTFIAAILTVVGYSINDTIVIFDRIRENLKLKRKDDLATIVNLSIKQNLVRAINTSLTVAFVLVALLILGGETTRYFSLAMLVGVISGVYSSVFIATSLWYDFVPLVKGKKKLIKI